A genomic stretch from Asterias rubens chromosome 7, eAstRub1.3, whole genome shotgun sequence includes:
- the LOC117292731 gene encoding 5-demethoxyubiquinone hydroxylase, mitochondrial-like codes for MYVSHLRSITCSICRTCHLHKATSRTSLVARPASSQATTSALLDRIIRVDHAGELGADRIYAGQMAVLGKTAVGPVIQEMWDQEKHHRETFERLIPEHRVRPTVLLPIWNIAGFALGAGTALLGKEGAMACTVAVEETIGGHYNKQIRQLLEDDPVKHAELLKTIQQFRDEELEHLDKGLEHDAEQAPMYSALSNVIKAGCSAAIWLSERI; via the exons ATGTATGTTTCCCATCTACGTTCAATAACTTGCTCCATTTGCCGAACCTGTCATCTTCATAAAGCCACAAGTAGAACCTCCCTAGTAGCGAGACCTGCCAGCTCACAGGCAACGACCAGTGCTCTGCTGGATCGCATTATCCGAGTCGATCACGCTGGAGAATTAGGGGCAGATAGAATCTATGCTGGTCAAATGGCTGTGTTGGGTAAAACTGCAGTGGGACCCGTCATACAG gaaaTGTGGGACCAGGAGAAGCATCACAGGGAAACATTTGAACGTTTGATCCCAGAGCATCGAGTCAGACCAACAGTTTTACTTCCAATCTGGAATATTGCTGGCTTTGCTTTAG GTGCTGGTACAGCTCTATTGGGGAAGGAAGGAGCAATGGCATGTACAGTGGCTGTAGAGGAGACTATCGGTGGACACTACAATAA ACAAATCCGACAACTTCTTGAAGATGATCCTGTAAAGCATGCAGAGTTATTGAAGACTATCCAACAATTTAGAGATGAAGAATTAGAACACCTGGATAAGGGGCTGGAGCACGATGCTGAACAG GCTCCGATGTACTCTGCACTCTCTAACGTCATCAAAGCTGGATGCTCAGCTGCAATCTGGCTCTCGGAGAGGATATGA